A single region of the Kwoniella botswanensis chromosome 1, complete sequence genome encodes:
- a CDS encoding ATP-dependent RNA helicase DBP8, giving the protein MTATKKTTSKRLNGDHEATGLILDQNEVLKAMMAAQKGKAKEVVSDEDDEDEDEDEGSDADSEEDFEDEVEADNSEDEGSEASSSNTDINSKRGLKRSRDLEDDGDEGGSDEDLPIQPSNTASTSRINLSSRTSAAINGHKAPQKSTVDPSAAFTANPKPSSDTTFASLGLSQPLITALGSINIRKPTEIQAACVGPILSGRDCIGGAKTGSGKTMAFALPIVERIARDPFGVWAVVLTPTRELAYQLSEQFLVIGKPLGLTTATIVGGMDMMTQAQQLEARPHIIVATPGRLCDLLRSDGMSQGKLSRVRTLVLDEADRLLTPTFAPELAYLFSQIPPKRQTCLFTATVSEAIMELANKPPPPGKEKPFVYRVESDTLTVSRLKQKYLFIPSQIRDPYLLYLLQHPPEDIDIALRVDPKKKDTQDSDQKRKKGKKSKHVKIMDDEDENENIPSTIIFTQRCATAHLLHLLLNQLEIPSVALHSHLTQPQRLLSLARFRAQEVKVLVTTDVGSRGLDIPEVAMVVNWDCPRRSDDYVHRVGRTARAGRGGVAITVITERDVELVKMIEDDVQVKLQELSLPEDKVLESMNKVALARRMATMEMHDSGFGERQAINKAKAVKRMKRDAASNAN; this is encoded by the exons ATGACAGCCACGAAGAAGACTACAAGCAAGAGACTGAATGGCGATCATGAAGCCACAGGACTTATATTGGACCAGAATGAAGTCTTGAAAGCTATGATGGCTGCTCAGAAAGGAAAGGCGAAGGAGGTTGTCTCTGatgaagacgacgaagatgaggacgaagatgaggggTCCGATGCTGATTCGGAAGAGGACTtcgaggatgaggtagaagCGGACAAcagcgaagatgaaggaagtgAAGCATCATCGAGTAATACCGATATCAACTCGAAAAGAGGGCTGAAACGTAGTCGTGActtggaagatgatggagacgaaggaggaagtgatgaagatcTACCTATACAACCCAGTAATACCGCTTCCACATCACGTATAAACCTCTCTTCCAGAACTTCGGCAGCTATCAACGGTCACAAGGCCCCGCAGAAGAGCACAGTAGATCCCTCAGCAGCTTTCACAGCCAATCctaaaccttcttcagataCCACTTTTGCATCTCTCGGTTTATCCCAGCCCCTCATCACAGCGTTGGGATCGATAAATATTCGTAAGCCAACGGAGATTCAGGCGGCTTGTGTCGGACCTATACTCTCAG GGAGGGACTGTATTGGAGGTGCTAAGACAGGTAGTGGTAAAACAATGGCATTCGCTTTACCGATAGTAGAGAGGATAGCAAGAGATCCATTCGGTGTATGGGCCGTTGTCTTGACTccaacaag AGAACTTGCGTATCAATTGTCCGAACAATTCTTGGTCATCGGTAAACCCCTTGGACTCACCACGGCTACCATAGTAGGAGGTATGGACATGATGACTCAAGCACAGCAACTCGAAGCTCGTCCGCATATCATCGTAGCTACTCCTGGACGATTATGTGATTTGTTGAGAAGTGATGGTATGAGTCAAGGGAAATTGAGTAGAGTGAGAACTTTG GTACTTGATGAAGCGGATAGGCTCCTCACACCGACTTTCGCACCAGAGTTAGCATACCTATTCTCTCAGATACCGCCCAAACGTCAGACTTGCCTGTTCACCGCAACGGTCAGCGAAGCGATAATGGAATTGGCCAAtaaacctcctccaccagggAAAGAGAAACCTTTCGTATATCGAGTGGAATCAGA TACTTTAACGGTATCTCGACTAAAGCAGAAATACTTGTTTATCCCTTCACAAATACGTGATCCCTATTTActttacctccttcaacatccacctgaagatattgatattgCTCTACGTGTTGatccaaagaagaaggacacTCAAGATTCAGATCAGAAACGTAAGAAGGGTAAAAAGAGTAAACATGTGAAAatcatggatgatgaagatgagaatgaaaatATACCTTCGACAATCATATTCACTCAACGATGTGCTACAGCACACTTGTTACATCTACTTCTCAACCAGTTAGAAATACCTTCCGTGGCTCTACATTCTCACCTTACCCAACCTCAGAGACTACTCTCCCTAGCCCGATTCCGCGCCCAGGAAGTCAAGGTGTTAGTGACGACGGACGTAGGGTCTAGAGGTTTGGATATACCCGAAGTGGCTATGGTGGTCAATTGGGATTGTCCAAGAAGGTCAGATGATTATGTACACCGAGTAGGAAGAACCGCaagagcaggaagaggtggtgTGGCCATTACGGTGATTACCGAACGAGATGTAGAGTTGGTCAAgatgattgaagatgatgttcaAGTGAAACTACAAGAGTTGTCGTTGCCTGAAGATAAGGTCTTGGAAAGTATGAATAAAGTTGCCCTGGCTAGACGCATGGCTACaatg GAAATGCACGATTCAGGATTCGGTGAAAGACAGGCTATCAATAAAGCCAAGGCTgtgaaaaggatgaagagagatgcAGCGTCGAACGCTAACTGA
- a CDS encoding S-methyl-5'-thioadenosine phosphorylase, whose translation MSFGQLEANEKVLVGCIGGSGLYHLDNLTVVKKLDITTPWGKPSSPITISSLPSGDLIAFISRHGAHHTITPSEVPARANIAALKHIGCEAIIAFSAVGSLREEIAPGHFIIPDQIIDRTKGIREDTYFRGEGVVVHSMFGEPFSKKLSEFVAPKVQKILSEQEGDVKVHTGKTVVCMEGPAFSTRAESLMYRQWGGDIINMSVIPEAKLARECELDYTLICTSTDFDAWRVGEAPVTVEEVIKTLHTNAGNSRAVAAGLLQDVHDVVAEGKVLNEIKGSMKYACITRVESQPEAARKKFAYILPYFSD comes from the exons ATGTCGTTCGGTCAATTGGAAGCTAACGAGAAAG TCCTTGTCGGATGTATTGGTGGTTCAGGTTTGTACCACCTTGATAATCTGACTGTAGT TAAAAAACTCGACATCACCACACCTTGGGgtaaaccttcttcacccatcaccatctcctcACTTCCTTCAGGTGATCTCATCGCATTCATATCCCGACACGGTGCTCATCACACCATCACTCCATCCGAGGTACCGGCACGAGCGAACATAGCAGCATTGAAGCATATCGGATGTGAGGCCATCATCGCTTTCTCAGCTGTCGGTTCATTAAGGGAAGAAATCGCTCCTGGACATTTCATCATCCCCGATCAAATCATAGATAGAACAAAGGGTATAAGGGAAGATACCTACTTCAGAGGAGAGGGTGTGGTCGTCCACTCAATGTTCGGTGAACCGTTTTCAAAGAAATTGAGCGAATTCGTCGCTCCGAAAGTACAGAAGATCTTGAGTGAACAGGAGGGTGATGTCAAGGTGCATACCGGGAAGACCGTTGTAtgtatggaag GTCCCGCTTTTTCCACTCGAGCAGAATCATTGATGTACAGACAATGGGGTggtgatatcatcaacatgtcTGTCATCCCTGAAGCGAAATTAGCTAGGGAATGTGAACTTGA CTACACCCTTATCTGTACTTCTACCGATTTCGACGCCTGGAGAGTCGGTGAAGCTCCCGTGACAGTCGAAGAAGTCATCAAAACCCTTCACACCAACGCCGGTAACTCTCGAGCAGTCGCTGCAGGCTTATTACAAGACGTCCATGATGTAGTTGCTGAAGGCAAGGTGTTGAACGAGATCAAAGGATCGATGAAATACGCTTGCATCACTCgtgttgag TCACAACCTGAAGCTGCTCGAAAGAAGTTTGCCTACATTTTGCCTTACTTCTCCGATTAG